The Streptomyces seoulensis genome contains a region encoding:
- a CDS encoding rod shape-determining protein: protein MTVSLEQLSRCHFAVDLGAARTRVYVKGAGLVVDQPSVAAVNTRTGALIAVGDFAEQMTGRTPQYIRVVRPVSGGTVVDIEMAQRMLRHLLGDKMRRALRRRPRLRAAACTPHEADPLARRATIETLVGLGARRVELVDTLIAAAVGCGLPVERPEASMIMVCGAAATQVAVLSLGSIVTAERIPVGGEAVDRAIVQHLRHNHELMLPSQSVRPLQIALSDNGLTPQGPVSTEIHGRDVATGLARSVRVDTAAMRDAIHTPLLAVLDGIGKVLRDCPPDLVADLVDRGIMMVGGTALLPGLDQMLQEAIGIPVHIAERPDICAVQGLGAMLEGQIAPLVLAPLAA, encoded by the coding sequence GTGACCGTCAGCCTGGAGCAGTTGAGCCGCTGCCACTTCGCCGTCGACCTGGGCGCGGCCCGCACCCGCGTGTACGTGAAGGGCGCCGGACTCGTCGTCGACCAGCCCTCGGTGGCGGCCGTGAACACCCGTACCGGCGCGCTCATCGCGGTCGGCGACTTCGCGGAGCAGATGACGGGGCGCACCCCGCAGTACATCCGTGTGGTGCGACCGGTCTCCGGTGGCACGGTCGTGGACATCGAGATGGCGCAGCGCATGCTGCGGCACCTGCTCGGCGACAAGATGCGACGCGCCCTGCGCCGCCGGCCCCGGCTGCGCGCGGCGGCGTGCACCCCGCACGAGGCGGACCCGCTGGCGCGGCGGGCGACGATCGAGACGCTGGTCGGGCTGGGCGCGCGGCGGGTGGAACTGGTGGACACGCTGATCGCGGCGGCCGTGGGCTGCGGGCTTCCCGTGGAACGCCCCGAGGCCAGCATGATCATGGTGTGCGGCGCGGCGGCGACCCAGGTCGCCGTGCTGTCGCTGGGGTCGATCGTCACGGCCGAGCGCATTCCGGTGGGCGGTGAGGCGGTGGACCGGGCGATCGTGCAACACCTGCGTCACAACCACGAGTTGATGCTGCCCAGCCAGTCGGTACGGCCGCTCCAGATCGCCCTGTCGGACAACGGGCTGACCCCGCAGGGCCCCGTCTCCACCGAGATCCACGGCCGGGACGTGGCCACGGGCCTGGCCCGCAGCGTACGGGTGGACACGGCGGCGATGCGCGACGCGATCCACACCCCGCTGCTGGCCGTCCTCGACGGCATCGGCAAGGTGCTGCGGGACTGTCCGCCGGACCTGGTGGCCGACCTGGTGGACCGGGGCATCATGATGGTCGGCGGCACCGCGCTGCTGCCGGGCCTGGACCAGATGCTCCAGGAGGCCATCGGCATCCCGGTGCACATCGCGGAACGCCCCGACATCTGTGCCGTGCAGGGTCTGGGCGCCATGCTGGAGGGGCAGATCGCCCCGCTCGTCCTGGCACCGCTGGCCGCCTGA
- a CDS encoding DoxX family protein: MTTTRTFPSDRATDRTAFGSAADWGLLFIRLTLGLLMAAHGAQKLFGIFGGQGLTATGKGFEGLGYRPGKVFATIAGLSELLGGLGLAVGLLTPLACAALIGVMINAMALVTAPKGLWASDGGLEYNLCIAAVALGIAATGPGRLSLDRFFPWGRGGWLSAALALGLGGIGAAITLSL, translated from the coding sequence ATGACCACTACGCGCACCTTTCCGTCCGACCGTGCCACCGACCGCACCGCGTTCGGCTCCGCCGCCGACTGGGGGCTGCTGTTCATCAGACTCACCCTCGGTCTGCTGATGGCGGCCCACGGGGCGCAGAAGCTGTTCGGGATCTTCGGCGGCCAGGGGCTCACCGCGACCGGCAAGGGGTTCGAGGGCCTCGGCTACCGGCCGGGCAAGGTCTTCGCCACCATCGCGGGACTGTCCGAACTGCTCGGCGGCCTCGGCCTGGCCGTCGGCCTGCTGACGCCCCTGGCCTGCGCCGCGCTGATCGGCGTCATGATCAACGCGATGGCGCTGGTCACGGCGCCGAAGGGCCTGTGGGCGTCGGACGGCGGCCTGGAATACAACCTCTGCATCGCCGCCGTGGCCCTCGGCATCGCCGCCACCGGCCCCGGCCGCCTGTCCCTCGACCGCTTCTTCCCCTGGGGCCGAGGCGGCTGGCTGTCGGCCGCCCTGGCCCTCGGCCTGGGCGGCATCGGCGCGGCGATCACGCTCAGCCTGTAA
- a CDS encoding acyl-CoA synthetase: MSCLFPALTDPSAAGRTALRFGTRSLTYADLASASGALAARLRGVGRVAVWATPELETAVAVTGALLAGTAAVPLNPKSGEGELAHILSDSGPALVLTAPGTELPAVFDELPRLEVSASGTGTVPEDTCADEDPALIVYTSGTTGPPKGAVVPRRALTATLDALADAWRWTGDDVLVHGLPLFHVHGLVLGVLGPLRRGGSVRHLGRFTPEGVARELNDGATMLFGVPTMYHRLAEALPDDPELAKALGRARLLVSGSAALPVHDHERIAAATGRRVVERYGMTETLMNTSVRVDGEARAGTVGVPLPGVELRLVEEDGTEVGARDGESVGEIQVRGPNLFTGYLNRPDATAAAFTADGWFRTGDVAVREADGYVRIVGRKATDLIKSGGYKIGAGEIENALLEHPAVREAAVTGEPDPDLGERVVAWVVPADPGNPPPLTELADHVAARLAPHKRPRVLRLLPALPRNDMGKIMKRALTVPDPDRQSDTA; encoded by the coding sequence GTGTCCTGTCTGTTCCCCGCCCTGACGGACCCCTCGGCGGCCGGGCGGACCGCGCTGCGCTTCGGCACACGCTCGCTGACGTACGCGGACCTCGCCTCGGCCTCGGGCGCGCTCGCCGCCCGGCTCCGGGGTGTCGGCCGGGTCGCGGTGTGGGCGACGCCCGAGCTGGAGACGGCCGTGGCGGTGACCGGCGCGCTGCTCGCCGGTACGGCCGCCGTCCCGCTCAACCCGAAGTCGGGCGAAGGGGAACTGGCGCACATCCTCTCCGACAGCGGACCGGCGCTGGTGCTGACCGCACCGGGCACGGAACTCCCGGCGGTGTTCGATGAGTTGCCCCGGCTCGAGGTGTCGGCGTCCGGCACCGGCACGGTCCCCGAGGACACCTGCGCGGACGAGGACCCGGCGCTGATCGTCTACACCTCCGGCACCACCGGCCCGCCCAAGGGCGCCGTCGTCCCGCGCCGCGCGCTCACCGCGACCCTGGACGCGCTGGCCGACGCCTGGCGCTGGACCGGGGACGACGTCCTGGTGCACGGGCTGCCGCTGTTCCATGTGCACGGACTCGTCCTGGGCGTCCTCGGCCCGCTGCGGCGCGGCGGCTCGGTACGGCACCTGGGCCGCTTCACCCCCGAGGGCGTGGCCCGTGAACTGAACGACGGCGCGACCATGCTGTTCGGCGTACCGACGATGTACCACCGGCTGGCCGAGGCCCTGCCGGACGACCCGGAGCTGGCGAAGGCGCTCGGGCGGGCCCGGCTGCTGGTCTCCGGTTCCGCCGCGCTGCCCGTGCACGACCACGAGCGGATCGCGGCGGCGACCGGACGCCGGGTGGTCGAGCGGTACGGCATGACGGAGACCCTGATGAACACCTCGGTGCGCGTCGACGGCGAGGCCCGCGCGGGCACCGTGGGCGTGCCGCTGCCCGGTGTGGAGCTGCGGCTGGTGGAGGAGGACGGCACCGAGGTGGGCGCGCGGGACGGGGAGAGCGTGGGCGAGATCCAGGTGCGCGGCCCGAACCTGTTCACCGGGTATCTGAACCGGCCCGACGCGACCGCCGCCGCGTTCACGGCCGACGGCTGGTTCCGCACCGGGGACGTGGCGGTGCGGGAGGCCGACGGGTACGTCCGGATCGTCGGCCGGAAGGCCACCGACCTGATCAAGAGCGGGGGTTACAAGATCGGGGCGGGCGAGATCGAGAACGCGCTGCTGGAGCACCCGGCGGTGCGGGAGGCGGCGGTCACCGGGGAACCGGACCCGGACCTGGGCGAGCGCGTGGTGGCGTGGGTGGTGCCGGCGGACCCCGGAAACCCGCCCCCGCTCACGGAGTTGGCCGACCATGTGGCCGCGCGGCTGGCCCCGCACAAGCGTCCCCGCGTGCTGCGTCTGCTGCCGGCGCTCCCCCGCAACGACATGGGCAAGATCATGAAGCGTGCGCTGACGGTCCCGGACCCCGACCGCCAGTCCGACACGGCCTAG
- a CDS encoding ATP-grasp domain-containing protein has product MPRIALATYDPGTEPSRDPDLRGLIAELRAAGADAESRYWDDPDADWAVYDLVLIRSTWDYAWRTAEFLAWVDRVDALTRLLNPADVVRWNVDKRYLGELAGAGVPTVPTRYLPPGTEPVLPTAHEYVIKPASGAGARYAARYAPEEREVATRHLERMHAEGLTAMVQPYLRGIDRHGERALHFFGGRLLHASRKGAVLVSGTPFDAEKTAHPSLEKWQPTDAELDVAQRALAAVPGGAERLLYGRVDLVDGEDGQPCVMELELTEPQLFLDLHPESRPRIAQFIIEAAKGS; this is encoded by the coding sequence GTGCCGCGTATCGCCCTCGCCACCTACGACCCCGGCACCGAGCCCAGCAGGGACCCGGATCTGCGGGGTCTGATCGCGGAGCTGCGGGCTGCGGGCGCCGACGCGGAGAGCCGGTACTGGGACGACCCGGACGCCGACTGGGCCGTCTACGACCTCGTCCTCATCCGCTCCACCTGGGACTACGCCTGGCGCACCGCCGAGTTCCTGGCCTGGGTGGACCGGGTCGACGCGCTGACCCGGCTGCTCAACCCGGCCGACGTGGTGCGCTGGAACGTCGACAAGCGGTACCTGGGCGAGCTGGCCGGGGCGGGCGTGCCGACGGTGCCCACGCGCTACCTCCCGCCCGGCACCGAGCCGGTCCTGCCCACCGCACACGAGTACGTGATCAAGCCGGCCTCGGGGGCGGGGGCGCGGTACGCCGCCCGTTACGCACCGGAGGAACGCGAGGTGGCGACGCGCCACTTGGAGCGTATGCACGCCGAGGGGCTGACGGCGATGGTGCAGCCGTACCTACGGGGCATCGACCGGCACGGCGAACGGGCACTCCACTTCTTCGGCGGACGCCTGCTGCACGCCAGCCGCAAGGGCGCCGTCCTCGTCTCCGGCACGCCCTTCGACGCTGAAAAGACCGCCCATCCGAGCCTGGAGAAGTGGCAGCCGACCGACGCCGAACTAGACGTGGCGCAGCGGGCGTTGGCGGCCGTGCCCGGCGGGGCCGAGCGGCTGCTGTACGGCCGGGTCGACCTGGTCGACGGCGAGGACGGGCAGCCGTGCGTGATGGAGCTGGAGCTCACGGAGCCCCAGCTCTTCCTCGACCTGCACCCGGAGTCCCGGCCCCGCATCGCCCAGTTCATCATCGAGGCGGCCAAGGGCAGTTGA
- a CDS encoding N-acetylmuramoyl-L-alanine amidase, with protein sequence MPRRSARIPLARAALSGLGTLAVLAAAVQPVTAAPRAGGSPGPVARAFSSAAAEYGVPRDVLVALGYSETHLDGHDGLPSQAGGYGVMHLVSNPDQHTLELASRLTGETPRELRTDTAANIRGGAAVLRSYADDAGLGDARRHDTDAWYPLLARYGGATDPATARLYADTIYTFLAKGVTARAEGGEKLTLPARDVAPERGRYESALAPSAQSPDYPAALWVPANAANYAVGRTAAISKVVIHVTQGSYAGTISWFQNPSAQVSAHYVVRSSDGQITQTVREKDTAWHARSGNASGIGIEHEGYIDDPSWFTDAMYRSSAALTASLCAKYGIPKDRAHIVGHSEVPGNDHTDPGPNWNWTYYMQLVGGSTGGGEVQLSFPSYDTLRSGSSGAQVSAAQSLLNAQGFDAGTVDGSFGTKTVSAVTAFQKARGLGADGVVGARTWTALLSAGSTPALAQGSTGAAVQRLQRALTAALGRTVSADGDFGSGTQQAVRDYQTSRSLGVDGQVGPATWGALQAGR encoded by the coding sequence ATGCCCCGCAGATCCGCCCGCATACCCCTGGCCCGCGCAGCCCTCTCCGGGCTCGGCACCCTGGCCGTGCTGGCCGCCGCCGTGCAGCCCGTCACCGCCGCGCCCCGCGCCGGAGGCTCGCCCGGCCCCGTCGCCCGTGCCTTCAGCAGCGCGGCGGCCGAGTACGGAGTCCCGCGCGACGTCCTGGTCGCCCTCGGCTACAGCGAGACCCACCTCGACGGCCATGACGGCCTGCCGAGCCAGGCGGGCGGCTACGGCGTGATGCACCTGGTCAGCAACCCCGACCAGCACACCTTGGAGCTGGCCTCCCGGCTGACCGGTGAGACACCCCGCGAGCTGCGCACGGACACCGCCGCCAACATCCGGGGCGGCGCGGCCGTCCTGCGCTCCTACGCCGACGACGCCGGACTCGGCGACGCCCGGCGACACGACACCGACGCCTGGTACCCCCTGCTCGCCCGGTACGGCGGCGCCACCGACCCCGCCACCGCCCGGCTCTACGCCGACACCATCTACACCTTCCTGGCGAAGGGCGTCACCGCCCGCGCCGAGGGCGGCGAGAAGCTGACCCTCCCCGCACGTGACGTCGCCCCCGAGCGCGGCCGGTACGAATCCGCCCTGGCCCCGTCCGCGCAGAGCCCGGACTACCCTGCCGCCCTCTGGGTCCCGGCCAACGCGGCCAACTACGCCGTCGGCCGCACGGCGGCGATCAGCAAGGTCGTCATCCACGTCACCCAGGGCTCGTACGCCGGGACGATCAGTTGGTTCCAGAACCCCTCGGCCCAGGTCAGCGCGCACTACGTGGTGCGCTCCTCCGACGGCCAGATCACCCAGACGGTGCGGGAGAAGGACACCGCCTGGCACGCCCGTTCCGGGAACGCGTCCGGCATCGGCATCGAGCACGAGGGGTACATCGACGACCCGAGCTGGTTCACCGACGCGATGTACCGCTCCTCCGCCGCGCTGACCGCGTCCCTGTGCGCCAAGTACGGCATCCCCAAGGACCGCGCGCACATCGTCGGCCACTCCGAGGTGCCGGGCAACGACCACACCGACCCCGGTCCGAACTGGAACTGGACCTACTACATGCAGTTGGTGGGAGGCAGCACCGGCGGCGGCGAGGTCCAGCTCAGCTTCCCGTCCTACGACACCCTGCGCTCCGGCTCCTCCGGCGCCCAGGTCTCGGCCGCGCAGTCGCTCCTGAACGCGCAGGGCTTCGACGCGGGCACCGTCGACGGCAGCTTCGGCACGAAGACCGTCTCCGCCGTGACCGCCTTCCAGAAGGCCCGCGGACTCGGCGCCGACGGCGTGGTGGGCGCCCGTACCTGGACCGCGCTGCTCTCGGCCGGCAGCACGCCCGCGCTCGCCCAGGGCAGCACCGGCGCAGCCGTCCAACGACTCCAGCGGGCCCTGACAGCCGCCCTCGGGCGTACCGTCTCGGCGGACGGCGACTTCGGCTCGGGCACCCAGCAGGCCGTACGGGACTACCAGACCAGCCGCTCACTGGGCGTGGACGGTCAGGTCGGCCCGGCCACCTGGGGCGCGCTGCAGGCCGGTCGCTAA
- a CDS encoding TolB family protein: MTLRSRVLILVSALAVLAGVAAASVLHASARADRRDQARPGGPRITSGRLALTGGGHRVVFRNMAWGPHRDELVSAPAADPSGPRTASGVKCLRFHAASGTGVCLRAVHGPVQDTYRAVILDARLRERAHYDVPGIPSRARVSPSGRFAAWTAFVGGDSYAGTAFSTRAAIVDTRTGRLTPTLEAYRIVKDGRPYRAADVNFWGVTFAADDRTFYATMATRGSTYLVRGDLRARTLTTLHANVECPSLSPDGTRIAYKKRVEGAPEDAPWRLYVLELRTGRETALAEPRSVDDQLVWRDARTLVYALPGDYGADLYTVRADGTGTARRLTGAAVSPAYVG; the protein is encoded by the coding sequence ATGACCCTCCGTTCCCGCGTCCTGATCCTGGTCTCGGCGCTCGCCGTGCTGGCGGGTGTCGCGGCGGCGTCCGTGCTGCACGCCTCGGCCCGGGCCGACCGCCGCGACCAGGCCCGCCCCGGCGGCCCGCGGATCACCTCGGGGCGGCTCGCGCTGACCGGCGGCGGCCACCGCGTGGTCTTCCGGAACATGGCGTGGGGCCCGCACCGCGACGAGCTGGTGTCGGCCCCGGCCGCCGACCCGTCCGGCCCCCGCACCGCGTCCGGCGTCAAGTGCCTGCGCTTCCACGCCGCCTCGGGCACCGGAGTGTGCCTCAGGGCGGTGCACGGGCCGGTCCAGGACACCTACCGCGCGGTGATCCTGGACGCGCGGCTGAGAGAGCGGGCCCACTACGACGTGCCGGGCATCCCCTCGCGCGCCCGGGTCTCCCCCAGCGGCCGGTTCGCCGCCTGGACGGCGTTCGTCGGCGGCGACTCGTACGCCGGTACCGCCTTCTCCACCCGGGCGGCGATCGTCGACACCCGCACCGGCCGGCTGACCCCCACCCTGGAGGCGTACCGGATCGTCAAGGACGGCCGGCCCTACCGCGCGGCGGACGTGAACTTCTGGGGCGTCACCTTCGCCGCCGACGACCGCACCTTCTACGCCACCATGGCGACGCGCGGCAGCACCTATCTGGTCCGCGGCGACCTGCGCGCCCGTACGCTCACCACGCTGCACGCGAACGTCGAGTGCCCCTCCCTCTCCCCGGACGGCACCCGGATCGCCTACAAGAAGCGCGTCGAGGGGGCGCCCGAGGACGCCCCCTGGCGTCTGTACGTCCTTGAGCTGCGCACCGGGCGCGAGACCGCCCTCGCCGAACCGCGCAGCGTGGACGACCAGTTGGTCTGGCGCGACGCCCGCACCCTCGTCTACGCCCTGCCCGGCGACTACGGCGCCGACCTCTACACCGTCCGCGCCGACGGCACGGGCACCGCACGCCGCCTGACCGGTGCCGCGGTCTCCCCGGCGTACGTCGGCTAG
- a CDS encoding D-Ala-D-Ala carboxypeptidase family metallohydrolase: MTFSPNRRTILRGTLAATAGVLAGPVLLSGSASAYNWTRTMNEGATGADVTELQIRVAGWAADSASHSRVSIDGDFGPGTAAAVRRFQAAYGLSADGSAGPATQAQLNALEQSDGSTAHFNWSEFYDRSSGNFNGGKVSAAAVKENARRAMYKLEALRKKLGNVPITVNSGFRSIAHNAEIGGASDSMHLYGTAADLDVPGVANRTVYQKAETCGFSGLERYDVDHQHVDSRADLGRAWWWESGTI, from the coding sequence GTGACCTTCTCTCCGAACCGCCGCACGATCCTGCGCGGCACCCTCGCCGCGACCGCCGGAGTCCTCGCCGGGCCCGTCCTGCTGTCGGGTAGCGCGTCCGCCTACAACTGGACACGCACCATGAACGAGGGCGCCACGGGCGCCGACGTGACGGAGCTCCAGATCCGGGTCGCCGGGTGGGCGGCCGACTCCGCCTCCCACTCGCGCGTGAGCATCGACGGCGACTTCGGGCCGGGCACGGCCGCCGCGGTGCGCCGCTTCCAGGCCGCGTACGGTCTCTCGGCCGACGGCAGCGCCGGGCCCGCGACCCAGGCGCAGCTCAACGCCCTGGAGCAGTCCGACGGTTCGACGGCGCACTTCAACTGGAGCGAGTTCTACGACCGCTCCAGCGGCAACTTCAACGGCGGCAAGGTGAGTGCGGCGGCCGTCAAGGAGAACGCCCGCCGGGCCATGTACAAGCTGGAGGCGCTGCGCAAGAAGCTCGGCAACGTGCCGATCACCGTCAACTCCGGCTTCCGCAGCATCGCGCACAACGCCGAGATCGGCGGCGCCAGCGACAGCATGCACCTCTACGGCACCGCGGCCGACCTCGACGTGCCCGGTGTCGCCAACCGCACGGTCTACCAGAAGGCGGAGACCTGCGGGTTCTCCGGACTGGAGCGGTACGACGTCGACCACCAGCACGTCGACAGCCGCGCGGACCTCGGCCGCGCCTGGTGGTGGGAGAGCGGCACCATCTGA
- a CDS encoding MFS transporter — MYVADSRAGAPRTAASAAGAARPGAGRRRTAVAPTVLALGTVSLITDVSSEMVTAVLPLYLVAGLGLSPLGFGLLDGVYNGVSALVRLVGGHLADRGGGHHKWVAGAGYALSAACKPLLLVAQTLTPIGLVLAADRTGKGLRTAPRDALISLSSTPGTRGRAFGVHRAMDTAGALLGPLVAFLVLRATVDGYDAVFTVSFCVAVVGVLVLVLFVPGGTANALGAAPRPSSGRPATRATLRAAFALLRRRDLRRIAVCALLLGLATVGDSFVYLLLQRRLGVPDRWFALLPLGTAAAFLLLALPLGRIADRAGRWRVFLGGHLALLLAYGLLLSSWHGAALPYAVLLLHGAFYAATDGVLMAAAADSVPPELRSSGLALVQTGQALARFTCSLSFGAAWTAWGDRAALAGSAVALALCGVVALVLRPTVPERPA, encoded by the coding sequence ATGTACGTAGCGGACAGCCGCGCCGGGGCGCCCCGGACGGCGGCATCCGCGGCGGGCGCCGCCCGGCCCGGGGCCGGGCGGCGCCGTACCGCGGTCGCGCCCACCGTGCTGGCGCTCGGCACGGTCAGCCTGATCACCGACGTCTCCTCGGAGATGGTCACCGCCGTGCTGCCCCTGTACCTGGTGGCGGGCCTCGGCCTGTCCCCGCTGGGCTTCGGGCTGCTCGACGGGGTCTACAACGGCGTCTCCGCCCTGGTCCGGCTGGTCGGCGGGCACCTCGCCGACCGCGGCGGCGGGCACCACAAGTGGGTGGCGGGCGCCGGGTACGCCCTGTCGGCGGCCTGCAAGCCCCTGCTGCTCGTGGCCCAGACGCTCACCCCGATCGGCCTGGTGCTGGCCGCCGACCGCACCGGCAAGGGCCTGCGCACGGCCCCGCGCGACGCGCTGATCTCCCTGTCCAGCACCCCCGGCACCCGAGGGCGGGCCTTCGGTGTGCACCGGGCGATGGACACCGCGGGCGCGCTGCTCGGCCCGCTGGTCGCCTTCCTCGTCCTGCGGGCCACGGTCGACGGCTACGACGCGGTGTTCACCGTGAGCTTCTGCGTGGCGGTGGTGGGCGTCCTCGTCCTGGTGCTCTTCGTGCCGGGCGGCACGGCGAACGCCCTGGGCGCTGCTCCCCGGCCCTCCTCCGGGCGACCGGCCACCAGGGCCACCCTGCGCGCCGCCTTCGCGCTGCTGCGCCGCCGCGACCTGCGGCGCATCGCCGTCTGCGCCCTCCTGCTCGGACTCGCCACGGTCGGCGACTCGTTCGTCTACCTGCTGCTGCAACGGCGGCTCGGGGTACCGGACCGCTGGTTCGCGCTGCTGCCGCTCGGCACGGCGGCGGCCTTCCTGCTGCTGGCGCTGCCGCTGGGCCGGATCGCCGACCGGGCCGGCCGCTGGCGGGTGTTCCTCGGCGGCCACCTCGCCCTCCTCCTGGCGTACGGCCTGCTGCTCTCCTCCTGGCACGGCGCCGCCCTGCCGTACGCCGTCCTGCTCCTGCACGGCGCCTTCTACGCGGCGACCGACGGGGTGCTGATGGCGGCGGCCGCCGACAGCGTGCCGCCGGAGCTGCGCTCGTCCGGCCTCGCGCTGGTCCAGACGGGCCAGGCGCTGGCCCGCTTCACCTGCTCGCTGTCCTTCGGCGCCGCCTGGACGGCGTGGGGCGACCGTGCCGCGCTCGCCGGCTCCGCCGTCGCGCTGGCGCTGTGCGGCGTGGTCGCGCTCGTCCTGCGCCCCACCGTCCCGGAAAGGCCGGCATGA
- a CDS encoding helix-turn-helix domain-containing protein has product MLRFHFSAEDLARTRVAAAPHPLWEIAASLHRFQTPAGRWAYAHWYRTARERLREAGLENAVRQILLPLYPRASYWPDFLTPLEGAAGLEAGLKAILATPPDRVTAELAALARVRRVPPHLARLPEKEGRDELVGVLRAYHRTVIEPHEEWMHESVHTERMRLARHLLDGGTEGLLGGLGPAVRWRHPRLEIGAYPAHQDVRLEGRGLLLIPSYFCWKGPVSLADPALPPVLTYSLHHEPSRPAPGSPSLEVLLGRARATVLRATAAGATTTEAARRAGVTPATATHHTTALRDAGLITSHRHGNSVVHTLTLLGATMLSRNVREAGPGAAG; this is encoded by the coding sequence GTGCTTCGCTTTCATTTCTCGGCTGAGGATCTGGCCAGGACCCGGGTGGCCGCCGCTCCGCACCCCCTGTGGGAGATCGCCGCCAGCCTCCACCGCTTCCAGACCCCGGCGGGCCGCTGGGCCTACGCGCACTGGTACCGCACGGCCCGCGAGCGGTTACGGGAGGCGGGGCTGGAGAACGCGGTACGGCAGATCCTGCTCCCGCTGTATCCACGCGCGTCCTACTGGCCGGACTTCCTCACCCCGCTGGAGGGCGCGGCCGGTCTCGAAGCGGGACTGAAGGCGATCCTGGCCACTCCCCCGGACCGGGTGACGGCGGAACTGGCGGCACTGGCCCGGGTCAGACGGGTCCCGCCCCACCTGGCCCGGCTGCCGGAGAAGGAGGGCCGCGACGAGTTGGTGGGCGTCCTGCGCGCCTACCACCGCACCGTCATCGAGCCCCACGAGGAGTGGATGCACGAGAGCGTCCACACCGAACGCATGCGCCTGGCCCGGCATCTGCTCGACGGCGGCACCGAGGGCCTGCTCGGCGGACTCGGCCCGGCGGTCCGCTGGCGGCACCCCCGGCTGGAGATCGGCGCGTACCCGGCGCACCAGGACGTCCGGCTGGAGGGCCGGGGCCTGCTCCTGATCCCGTCGTACTTCTGCTGGAAGGGACCGGTCTCGCTGGCCGACCCCGCCCTGCCTCCCGTCCTGACCTACTCCCTCCACCACGAGCCGTCCCGCCCGGCTCCCGGCTCACCCTCCCTGGAGGTCCTGCTGGGCCGGGCCCGGGCCACGGTGCTGCGCGCGACCGCCGCCGGGGCCACCACCACCGAGGCCGCCCGCCGGGCCGGCGTCACCCCCGCCACGGCGACCCACCACACCACGGCCCTCAGAGACGCCGGCCTCATCACCAGCCACCGCCACGGCAACTCCGTCGTCCACACCCTGACGCTGCTGGGGGCGACGATGCTGAGCCGGAACGTACGGGAGGCCGGGCCGGGGGCAGCCGGGTGA
- a CDS encoding alkaline phosphatase family protein: MSGRNVHRRGRAALASALALAAAAAGLWSGLGGSSPAQAAAAVPTPDHTVVVVFENHAYSQVIGSSSAPYINSLRTGGASLTESYAETHPSQPNYFALFSGSTQGITDDSCYTPGFSSAPNLASELIGAGKSWASYNETLPSQGSTTCGSGDYARKHNPWFGFSNVPTSSAKTFTQFPTDYSTLPQVSFVVPNLCSDMHDCSVSTGDTWLKNKLGAYATWAKTHNSLLVVTFDEDNRLSGNRVPTVLYGQRVTPGATSSTTYNHYDLLRTLEDMHGLPHAGNAASAGDITGIWTP, translated from the coding sequence GTGTCCGGCAGAAACGTCCACCGCCGCGGCCGTGCCGCCCTGGCGTCCGCTCTCGCCCTCGCCGCCGCCGCGGCCGGTCTGTGGTCGGGGCTCGGCGGCTCCTCCCCCGCCCAGGCCGCGGCCGCGGTACCGACCCCGGACCACACGGTCGTCGTGGTCTTCGAGAACCACGCCTACAGCCAGGTGATCGGCTCCTCCAGCGCGCCGTACATCAACTCGCTGCGCACCGGCGGCGCGAGCCTGACCGAGTCCTACGCCGAGACCCACCCCAGCCAGCCCAACTACTTCGCCCTGTTCTCGGGCTCAACCCAGGGCATCACCGACGACAGTTGCTACACCCCCGGCTTCTCCTCCGCCCCCAACCTCGCCTCGGAACTGATCGGCGCGGGCAAGTCGTGGGCCAGCTACAACGAGACGCTGCCCAGCCAGGGTTCGACCACGTGCGGCAGCGGCGACTACGCCCGCAAGCACAACCCGTGGTTCGGGTTCAGCAACGTACCGACGTCCAGCGCGAAGACGTTCACGCAGTTCCCGACGGACTACTCGACGCTCCCGCAGGTCTCCTTCGTCGTCCCGAACCTGTGCAGCGACATGCACGACTGCTCGGTGTCCACGGGGGACACCTGGCTGAAGAACAAGCTCGGCGCGTACGCGACTTGGGCGAAGACCCACAACAGCCTCCTCGTCGTCACCTTCGACGAGGACAACCGGCTCAGCGGCAACCGCGTCCCGACGGTGCTGTACGGCCAGCGCGTGACGCCGGGCGCGACCTCGTCGACCACGTACAACCACTACGACCTGCTGCGCACGCTGGAGGACATGCACGGTCTGCCGCACGCCGGCAACGCCGCCTCCGCGGGGGACATCACCGGTATCTGGACTCCGTGA